The Planctomycetia bacterium genome contains the following window.
ACGAGTCCGGTCGTCAGTCGTAGACTGACGACCATCACTTGAAAAAGGGAGGGGATCATGGGCACGAAGCGTTTGCAGGTCGAGCAGATCATTCAGCAGTTACGGGAAGCGGAATTGGAGATCTCGCGGGGCCAGACGGTGCCGCAGGCGGCGAAGAAGATCGGCGTGACGGAGCAGACGTACTACCGGTGGCGGAA
Protein-coding sequences here:
- a CDS encoding helix-turn-helix domain-containing protein, giving the protein MGTKRLQVEQIIQQLREAELEISRGQTVPQAAKKIGVTEQTYYRWR